The Coriobacteriia bacterium genome contains the following window.
TCGACTGCAACCGCTTCACCCCCGGCACTCTGCCCGCCGAGCAGATCGCGCGCACCCGAATCGAGCTGGGTGGTGGTGCCACGCCGCCCGATGGCTTCCTCATCACGATGGTCGCGGAGTTCGGCGCGGTGAAGCGACATGCCCTCGCGATTGACGCGTTCTCGCGCGTCACCGATGCGCGTGCTCACCTCGCACTCGTCGGGGACGGCCCGCTCGAGGCTGACGTTCGCGCGCAGGTCACGCGGCTCGGCTTGGCCGACCGCGTGACGTTCGTCGGTTACCGCCGAGACATACCGGCCGTACTCGAGGCGAGCGACGCGCTGCTTCTCACAAGCGAGCGCGAGGGCCTGAACCGCTCGGTCCTGGAGGCGATGGCCAGCGGTAGGCCTATCGTCGGCACCGACACTCGCGGAATCACCGACGCCGTGGGCGACAAAGCGGGCTGGATCGTCGGCCACAACGACGCGGCCGGGCTCGCCGCAGCAATCGACGCCGCTGCCGCCGACCCCGGCGAGCTTGCCCGTCGTGGCGCTGTGGCCCGTCAGCGTGCGTGCACGGAATTCGCTCTAGACACGATCGTGACCGCCTATGATGGGCTGTATCGTGAAGCGCTCGCACACCGTCTATGACCTGCTGAAACGCGTCGTCGACCTCCTTGTGTCGGCGATTGCGCTCGTGGTGCTCTCGCCGGTCTTTGCCGTCGTGGCCCTGCTCGTGCGCTCGAAGCTGGGGTCGCCGGTGATCTTCCGCCAGCAGCGCCCCGGCAAGGACGGGCACATCTTCGCCGTCTACAAGTTCCGCACGATGCGTGACGCCGAGCTCGGCGCCTCCGGAGCCGAAGCCGTAGCATCGGATGCCCAGCGCCTGACGCCCTTCGGGAGACGGCTTCGCTCCACCTCGCTCGACGAACTGCCGGAGCTCGTCAACGTGCTGAAGGGTGACATGAGCATCGTCGGACCGCGACCTCTCCTGCCCGAGTACCTCGACCGCTACAATAGCGAGCAGGCGCGAAGGCACGAAGTCAGGCCGGGAATCACCGGTTGGGCGCAGGTCAACGGCCGCAACGCCGTCTCGTGGAATGAACGCTTCAAGATGGATGTCTACTACGTCGACCACCGATCGTTTCCGCTCGATGTGCGAATCCTGTTGATGACCGTCTCGGCGGTCGTTTCGCGTGAAGGTGTCTCCGCGCCGGGGGCCGAGACGATGCAACCTTTCCAGGGCAACCCAAGCCACGACACAAGCAAGGAGAGCTGAGTGAGACTGCTGGTCGTAGGCGCGGGAGGCCACGCCAAGGTCGTCGTAGATGCCGCCGAAGCCGCCGGGCACGACGTCGTGGGCGTCATAGGCCTGCCGAGCGACCCGTCGCACGTACTCGGCCATCCAGTTGTTGATGGCTTGGACGGCATCCAAGCGGAGGGCTTCGTGATCGCGATCGGCGACAACGCCACTCGGGCGCGCTTCTTCGCCCAGTACTGCGAGTCGGGGCTTGTCCCGGCTGTCGTCGTGCACCCCTCGGTGATAGTCGGCTCCGACGTCGAGCTAGGTGCGGGCACGTTCGCCGCGGCAGGAGTCGTCATCAACACCGGCGCGCGTATCGGTGCCGACTCCATCCTCAACACTGGCTGCAGCGTGGACCACGACTGCATCGTCGGCGCCCACTCGCACCTCGGCCCGCAGGTCGCGCTGTGTGGCACGGTCACGCTTGGCGAGGGCGTGCTCATGGGCGTGGGGTCGTGCGCGTCCCCAGGCGCCTCAGTAGGCGCGTGGAGCGTCGTGGGGGCAGGCGCCGCGGTCGTCGGCGAGTTGCCGAGCCTCTCGGTGTGCATCGGCGTGCCCGCGCGCGCGGTGCGCACAATCGAGGAGCACCCAGGTGTCTGACAAGCTTGCCATCGACGGCGGCGCACCTGTCCGCACGGCTCCGATGCCGCCCTGGCCCTCTCCCTCCGAGGCACAGATCGCCGCCGTGGAGGCGGTGCTTCGCTCTCGCCACATCAACTACTGGACCGGCGACCAGGGCCGCTCGTTCGAGCGGGAGTTCGCTACCGAGCTGGGCGTGGCCCACGGAGTCGCCGTCTCGAACGGCACGCTCGCGCTCGAACTCGCGCTTCGCGCGTTTGGGATCGGCCCCGGAGACGAGGTCGTCGTGCCAGCCCGCAGCTTC
Protein-coding sequences here:
- a CDS encoding glycosyltransferase → MPSALFVTTVPITLEAFLLPFADHFRSEGWRVDALANGAAGLPALDGHFDERFDVAWSRNPLAPSNLIGTSRRVREVVVAGGYDIVHVHTPIAAFVTRYALSGLREQPGGPVVIYTAHGFHFYRGQGALGRTFFRSMERAAAPWTDYLVTINQEDFTAAKALGGIAPDRVRLIPGIGVDCNRFTPGTLPAEQIARTRIELGGGATPPDGFLITMVAEFGAVKRHALAIDAFSRVTDARAHLALVGDGPLEADVRAQVTRLGLADRVTFVGYRRDIPAVLEASDALLLTSEREGLNRSVLEAMASGRPIVGTDTRGITDAVGDKAGWIVGHNDAAGLAAAIDAAAADPGELARRGAVARQRACTEFALDTIVTAYDGLYREALAHRL
- a CDS encoding sugar transferase, giving the protein MKRVVDLLVSAIALVVLSPVFAVVALLVRSKLGSPVIFRQQRPGKDGHIFAVYKFRTMRDAELGASGAEAVASDAQRLTPFGRRLRSTSLDELPELVNVLKGDMSIVGPRPLLPEYLDRYNSEQARRHEVRPGITGWAQVNGRNAVSWNERFKMDVYYVDHRSFPLDVRILLMTVSAVVSREGVSAPGAETMQPFQGNPSHDTSKES
- a CDS encoding NeuD/PglB/VioB family sugar acetyltransferase; this translates as MRLLVVGAGGHAKVVVDAAEAAGHDVVGVIGLPSDPSHVLGHPVVDGLDGIQAEGFVIAIGDNATRARFFAQYCESGLVPAVVVHPSVIVGSDVELGAGTFAAAGVVINTGARIGADSILNTGCSVDHDCIVGAHSHLGPQVALCGTVTLGEGVLMGVGSCASPGASVGAWSVVGAGAAVVGELPSLSVCIGVPARAVRTIEEHPGV